One Nocardia huaxiensis genomic window, GCTTCCGAGAGTTTCTCGATCGGATCCACGTGCACGATGCCGGCATTGTTCACCAGACCCGACACCGGTCCGAAGGTCGCCTCGGCCTGCGCGACCACGTCGTTCCAGGCCGCCTCGTCGGTCACGTCCAGCGGCAGAAACAGTGCGGCGGAACCGATTTCGGCGGCCAGCGCACGTCCCTGGTGCACCAGCACGTCGGTGATGACCACCTTCGCGCCCTCGGCGGCGAGCTTGCGCGCGAAGGCCGCGCCCATCCCGCGCGCCCCGCCGGTGACGATCACATGTTTGGTATCGACCCGTCCCATGTCACTGCTCCTGATCGGCCATGTGGTTGGCGGCGATGTAGCCGAACACCATGGCGGGTCCGATGGTCGCGCCCGCGCCGGCGTAGTCGTTGCCCATGACGGCGGCGGAGTTGTTGCCCGCCGCGTACAGGCCCTCGATGACCGTGCCCTGGTCATCGAGCACCCGCGCGAATTCGTCGGTGACCAGGCCGCCCTTGGTGCCGAGGTCGCCGGGCACCATCTCGACGGCGTAGAACGGTCCGCGCTCGAGCGGCGCGAGCGTCGGATTGGGCTTGACGGTCGGGTCGCCGTAGTAGCGGTCGTAGGCGGAGTCGCCGCGCAGGAAGTCCTCATCGCGGCCCTTACGCGCGAAGCCGTTGAAGCGGTTCACGGTCTCGGCCAGCTTGTCGGCCGGTATGCCGACCCGGCCCGCCAGCTCGGCCAAGGTATCGGCGGTCTTGATGATGCCCGCGTCGTAGTACTTCTGCGGGATCGGCCGCTTGGGGAAGTTGCCGAGGAACAGGTACCGGTCGCGGAAGGTCTGATCGAAGATGAAATAGGCCGGAATGCTGCCCTTCCCCTGCGCGTGGACCTCGTACATCTTGTGCACCACGTTCACGTACGGCGCGGATTCGTTGACGAACCGCTCACCGGCCTTGTTCACGATGATGGCTCCCGGCTGCGACCGTTCGGCCAGGCAGAAGAACGGCGGCCCCTCCGGGTTGCGCACCGACGGACCCCACCACGCGTCATCCATGAGATCGACTGCGCCACCGGCCTTCTGGCCCGCCACAATGCCCTCACCGACATTCTCCAGCGCGCCCACGGTCCATTCGGTGGACTGCGGCCCGTCGATGTACTGCTTGCGCATCTCCAGGTTGTGCTCGAAACCGCCCGCGGCCAGCACCACACCGCGCCGCGCCTTGATCACCACCGGGCGGCCCTCGTGCTCGGCGCGCACGCCGACCACGGTGTCACCCTCGGTAATGAGTTCTGTGAGAGGCGTATTCAGCCACACCGGCACCCCGGCATCGCGCAGCGACAGCCACAGCCGCGCGGCGAGCGCCTTGCCCAGGCTCAGCGGCTTGGCGCCCTTGAGGATATTGAGCGCCGTCTGCGCGCCCACCTTCATGGCGGTCTTCTTGCCCGCCCAGGTGCGCGCGATCATGTTCAGATCGTGGAAGTCGCTGACGGTGATGGCGATTCCCTTGGGCGCGGACATGGTCGGCTGATTGATCTTGTGCAGATCCCCGCCGAGCAGCCGCCCGTCGATCGGCCGCGGCTCGATGCTGCGGCCCTGCGCCAGACCGCCCGGGTACTCCGGGTGATAGTCGGAGTAGCCGCGGTCGTACACGAAGTCCCAGTGCCGGGACCGCGCGCCGAGGTACTCGAACATGGCCGGGCCATTGTCCAGGAACGCGCGCTGCTTGGCCTCCGGAACCCGGCCGCCCACAACGGCTTTCAGGTACGTGCGGGCCAGCTCCGGGCTGTCCGGCACCCCGGCCGCCTGTAGCACCGGGTTGTTGGGGATCCAGATGCCGCCGCCGGAGCGCGCGGTCGACCCGCCGAACAGCCGGCTCTTCTCGATGAGCGTGACCGACAGGCCACGGTAGGCGGCCGTCAGCGCGGCGGTCATACCCGCCGCACCCGAGCCCACGACAACGACGTCGAATTCGAATTCCATTGCGTTTCCTTAGTATCCGCAGCTGGTGAGCATGCCGCCGTCGACGACGAACTCGCCGCCCGTGCAGTAGCTGGAAGCATCCGAGGCCAGGAACAGCGCCACCTCGGACACCTCGACCGGCCTACCCCAGCGCGGAATGGGCAGTTCAGAGAAGAAACTGTTGCCGTCCACCCCGCTCGCGCCCGCCACGGACGCGGTCATGGGGGTGGCGATGCCGCCGGGATGCACCGAATTCACCCGGATACCCGAGTGCCCCAGCTCCCGCGCGGCCGACTTGGTGAGCCCGCGCAACGCGAATTTGCTTGCGCTGTACGCGGAAAGCCCGGCAGCGCCGACGAAACCCTCGACCGAGGAAACGTTGACGATGGAACCCGCCCCGGCCTCGGTCATGGCGGGCGCGGCGGCCCGGATCCCGAGGAAAGCACCGGTGACATTGATGTTCTGGATGAGATTCCACTCGTCCAGGCTCATATCCAGAATGCGCTTGAAGCGAAGGACGCCGGCATTGTTGATCAGCACATCGAGCGTGCCGAATGCCGCGACCGTCTCGGAAACCGCTGCGGTCCAGTCACTTTCGCTGGTCACATCGTGGTGCACGTAGCGCACGGCGGCGCCGAGCTCGGCCGCCAGGGCCTTGCCCTCGTCGTCGAGCACGTCACCGAACACCACCCGCGCGCCCTCGGCCACGAAGCGGCGCACATGCTCCGCTCCCATACCGCGCGCACCACCCGTGACTAGCGCGACCTTCCCGTCCAGCTGTCCCACCGGTTCCCGTCCTTCCTCAGCGTGTGAAACCGACGCTAAGTCCGGCGGCGCGACCCCGGCACGGTGTGGTCCCGGCCACTGAGACATCCGAATGACCTGAGGTTATGGGTCCTGAACTATTCCCATTAGGCATAGCGGCAGGAGCCCTGATGAAGTTCTCGATGATCTTCGAAGCGCAGATGACCGACCCCACCGCCGAGCACGAGGCCCAGGTGCTGCGCGACTGCGTGGAGCAGGCGATCCTCGCCGAGGAGATGGGCTTCGACACGGTGTGGGCGGTCGAGCATCACGGGCTCAAGTGGTACGCGCACATGAGCGCGCCGGAGATCTTCCTGACCTGGGTCGCGGCCAAGACCTCGCGCATTCGCCTCGGGCACGGCGTGGTGTGCATGCCGTTCAACTTCAACCATCCGGTGCGGGCGGCCGAACGCGCGGCCATGCTGGACGTGCTGTCGGGCGGACGGCTGAACCTGGGCGCGGGGCGGGGCGCGACGACGGTGGAGACCTCCATGTGCGGGGTCGACCCCGACCGGACCTATCAGGAGGTCGAGGAGTCGCTGCGGATGATCGCGGCGGCCTGGCAGGACCCCGACGCCGAATTCGAGTATCACGGCGAGCTTTTGGACATCTCCCCGCACCATCTGCTGCCGCGCCCGGTGCAGCGCCCGCATCCGCCGCTGTTCATGGCGTGCACCAAGAAGGACACGCTGAAGCTGGCCGCCGACTACGGCATCGGGGCACTCGTGCTGGGGTTCGCCGGCATCGAGGAGATCGCCGAACTGCGCCGCATCTACGACACGGCCATTGCCGAGCGCACCGGCGAGCGGTTCGTATCGACCGTGGTCAACGATCATTTCGCGGCGTTGTGCCCGACCATCGTGCTCGACGACGGCGAGCGGGCCCAGCAGATCGGCGCGCGCGGGCAACGATTCTTCGCGCAGTCCATCAAGTACTACTACGGCGCGGGACCGGTGCCCGACGAAGCGGTCGACCCCACCGCCGACGCGGTCGCCGAGATGCAGGCCGCCGCCGAGGAACACGTGGCCTATCTGCACGAGGCCAAGATCCCCGTGAAGTCCGGGGCCACAGCGATTTTCAATACCGAGCACGCCTACGGCACCGCCGACGACGCCATCGCCTATGTGGAGCGGCTCCAGGAGGCCGGCGCGGACGAGATCCTGTGCCTCATCCAGATGGGCACGGTGCCGCAGGATGCCTGCCTCGAAACCATCCGACAGTGGGGCGAAAAGGTCATTCCCCACTTCCGCAACAAGTAGATTCGAACAGAAGGAATCCAAATGGCTGATCTGACAGGCAAAGTCGCCCTGATCACCGGCGCTGCCCGCGGGCAGGGCGCGGCCGAGGCGCGACTGTTCGCCGAGCGCGGCGCGCAGGTGGTCATCACCGACGTGCTGGAGACCGAAGGCAAGGAGCTGGCCGAATCCCTCGGCGCGGCCGCCCGTTTCGTGCGTCACGATGTCACCGACGCCGACAGCTGGAATGTCGCCGTGGCCGAGGCCATCTCGTCGTTCGGCAAGCTCGACGTGCTGGTCAACAATGCCGCCATCTACACCATGAAGCCGCTGGTGGAGACGAGCGCCGAAGAGCTGGAACGGATTCTGAAGGTCAACCTGGTGGGCGCGTTCCACGGGCTCAAGGCCGTCATCCCCGCCATGACCGAGGCCGGGGGCGGTTCCATCGTGAACATCTCCTCGCAGGCGGGCCTCGAGGGCCTGATGAACCATGCCGCCTACGGCTCCTCCAAGTGGGGCCTGCGCGGCCTCACCAAGATCGCCGCGCTGGAGCTCGGCCCCGCCCAGATCCGGGTCAACTCGGTGCATCCCGGCCCCATCGCCACCCCGATGGTGCCGTACCTGACCACCGGACCGGGCAGCTTCCCCACCCTGCCGCTGGAGCGCACCGGCCTGCCCGA contains:
- a CDS encoding glucose 1-dehydrogenase; the encoded protein is MGQLDGKVALVTGGARGMGAEHVRRFVAEGARVVFGDVLDDEGKALAAELGAAVRYVHHDVTSESDWTAAVSETVAAFGTLDVLINNAGVLRFKRILDMSLDEWNLIQNINVTGAFLGIRAAAPAMTEAGAGSIVNVSSVEGFVGAAGLSAYSASKFALRGLTKSAARELGHSGIRVNSVHPGGIATPMTASVAGASGVDGNSFFSELPIPRWGRPVEVSEVALFLASDASSYCTGGEFVVDGGMLTSCGY
- the kstD gene encoding 3-oxosteroid 1-dehydrogenase, with translation MEFEFDVVVVGSGAAGMTAALTAAYRGLSVTLIEKSRLFGGSTARSGGGIWIPNNPVLQAAGVPDSPELARTYLKAVVGGRVPEAKQRAFLDNGPAMFEYLGARSRHWDFVYDRGYSDYHPEYPGGLAQGRSIEPRPIDGRLLGGDLHKINQPTMSAPKGIAITVSDFHDLNMIARTWAGKKTAMKVGAQTALNILKGAKPLSLGKALAARLWLSLRDAGVPVWLNTPLTELITEGDTVVGVRAEHEGRPVVIKARRGVVLAAGGFEHNLEMRKQYIDGPQSTEWTVGALENVGEGIVAGQKAGGAVDLMDDAWWGPSVRNPEGPPFFCLAERSQPGAIIVNKAGERFVNESAPYVNVVHKMYEVHAQGKGSIPAYFIFDQTFRDRYLFLGNFPKRPIPQKYYDAGIIKTADTLAELAGRVGIPADKLAETVNRFNGFARKGRDEDFLRGDSAYDRYYGDPTVKPNPTLAPLERGPFYAVEMVPGDLGTKGGLVTDEFARVLDDQGTVIEGLYAAGNNSAAVMGNDYAGAGATIGPAMVFGYIAANHMADQEQ
- a CDS encoding glucose 1-dehydrogenase — its product is MADLTGKVALITGAARGQGAAEARLFAERGAQVVITDVLETEGKELAESLGAAARFVRHDVTDADSWNVAVAEAISSFGKLDVLVNNAAIYTMKPLVETSAEELERILKVNLVGAFHGLKAVIPAMTEAGGGSIVNISSQAGLEGLMNHAAYGSSKWGLRGLTKIAALELGPAQIRVNSVHPGPIATPMVPYLTTGPGSFPTLPLERTGLPEEVAELVAFLASDAAAYITGAEVTVDGGLAAGKFIPRNMQ
- a CDS encoding LLM class flavin-dependent oxidoreductase — encoded protein: MKFSMIFEAQMTDPTAEHEAQVLRDCVEQAILAEEMGFDTVWAVEHHGLKWYAHMSAPEIFLTWVAAKTSRIRLGHGVVCMPFNFNHPVRAAERAAMLDVLSGGRLNLGAGRGATTVETSMCGVDPDRTYQEVEESLRMIAAAWQDPDAEFEYHGELLDISPHHLLPRPVQRPHPPLFMACTKKDTLKLAADYGIGALVLGFAGIEEIAELRRIYDTAIAERTGERFVSTVVNDHFAALCPTIVLDDGERAQQIGARGQRFFAQSIKYYYGAGPVPDEAVDPTADAVAEMQAAAEEHVAYLHEAKIPVKSGATAIFNTEHAYGTADDAIAYVERLQEAGADEILCLIQMGTVPQDACLETIRQWGEKVIPHFRNK